One Bombus vancouverensis nearcticus chromosome 7, iyBomVanc1_principal, whole genome shotgun sequence DNA window includes the following coding sequences:
- the LOC143302922 gene encoding uncharacterized protein LOC143302922 translates to MISSSNSTYRGRPPKQKPLAVIAYNSGKSGMDRSDQMVSHATTIRKSIKWYRKLALHLILGTTITNAHIVYQTATNKKIPIRKFREILVSEWLDVSSENTVPDNYREKTKVSHHLEIRKNQQGKPIRRMCALCYKKKRQTVAP, encoded by the coding sequence ATGATTTCAAGCTCGAATTCTACATATCGCGGACGTCCTCCGAAACAGAAACCTTTGGCGGTAATTGCATACAATAGTGGAAAAAGTGGTATGGACAGAAGCGACCAGATGGTCTCACATGCCACTACGATACGGAAAAGCATCAAGTGGTATCGGAAATTAGCACTACATTTAATCTTAGGAACAACTATAACAAATGCTCATATTGTATACCAAACAGCCACAAACAAAAAAATACCGATAAGAAAATTTCGGGAAATTCTCGTTTCCGAATGGCTCGATGTGTCTTCAGAAAATACTGTGCCCGACAACTATCGGGAGAAAACGAAGGTGTCCCACCATTTGGAGATTCGTAAGAATCAGCAGGGCAAGCCTATAAGAAGGATGTGCGCCCTATGTTACAAGAAGAAGAGGCAAACTGTCGCACCCTAA